In Paracoccus aerodenitrificans, the following are encoded in one genomic region:
- a CDS encoding TRAP transporter permease translates to MTTDDDPKRPADETPKGRPQDQMDAAAVEMEASGHGGMSQSEIDELVASSDTGARTPAGWVGRTILIVAFCWSLFQLWIASPLPFMLEIGILNDTETRSIHLAFAMFLAYLAYPAERTPVQLVLAVAVPVIMTFLFIVGADQGQSWWILLIGAAVLAAILAGSPKDWVPPWEWALALISVFVALYIYIFYDAIAGRVGRPITQDMVVAVAGLLLLLEVTRRALGPALMIVATAFLAYTFLGPYMPDIIAHKGNSLSEVANHQWITTEGVFGIALGVSTSFVFLFVLFGALLDKAGAGNYFIQVAFSLMGHMRGGPAKAAVVSSAMTGLISGSSIANVVTTGTFTIPLMKKVGFSSEKAGAVEVASSVNGQIMPPVMGAAAFLMVEYVGIPYFDVVKHAFLPATISYIALVYIVHLEAMKANLQGLPSAYEPKPWMVRIIGIAFAIMMICILAFGIYGITNLVRGLAGDWSPYILFGLLMIAYLGLLEIASREKPLKLDDPNSEVLALPLPGPTVRSGLHFVLPIVVLVWALMVDRLSPGLSAFWATAFMIFIVLTQRPLMAIMRRINGTAESVHSIPANLRQGVNDLVDGMIAGARNMIGIGIATATAGIIVGVVSQTGVGSALADVVEALSGGNLLAILFLTAVLSLILGMGLPTTANYIVVSALLAPVIVTLGQQNGLIVPLIAVHLFVFYFGIMADVTPPVGLASFAAAAVSGGDPIKTGVVAFFYSLRTAALPFLFIFNTDLLLIDVGWVHGIFVFLTATLAMLLFAAATQGWFLTRNNILESVALLLIAFTIFRPGFWMDMVAPPWDDLPPAQLEQSLEDAQVGQPFRLMVSGLDAVGEPVEFRVEMPVPEGETGADRLAALGIETIEDGDRVIIDNVAFDSPAAEAGLDWDQEIMMVRAPAAAPSKYLMYIPAFALLALVIWWQRRRGGAGGGTAVLASA, encoded by the coding sequence ATGACTACTGACGATGATCCGAAGCGTCCGGCTGATGAGACCCCGAAAGGGCGTCCACAAGACCAGATGGATGCCGCCGCTGTCGAGATGGAGGCATCCGGGCATGGCGGCATGAGCCAAAGCGAAATCGATGAGCTTGTCGCGTCATCCGATACCGGGGCCAGAACTCCTGCGGGTTGGGTCGGGCGCACGATCCTGATCGTGGCGTTCTGCTGGTCGCTGTTCCAGCTCTGGATCGCGTCGCCTCTGCCCTTCATGCTGGAAATCGGCATTCTGAACGATACCGAGACCCGCTCGATCCATCTGGCGTTCGCCATGTTCCTGGCCTATCTCGCCTATCCGGCAGAGCGGACGCCGGTTCAGCTTGTGCTGGCAGTCGCGGTGCCTGTCATCATGACATTCCTGTTCATCGTGGGTGCCGATCAGGGACAAAGCTGGTGGATCCTGCTGATCGGGGCTGCCGTGCTTGCCGCGATCCTCGCCGGAAGCCCGAAGGACTGGGTGCCACCCTGGGAATGGGCGCTGGCGCTGATCTCGGTATTTGTGGCGCTGTATATCTACATCTTCTATGACGCGATTGCCGGTCGTGTCGGCCGTCCGATCACGCAGGATATGGTCGTCGCTGTTGCCGGTCTGCTGCTGCTGCTGGAGGTCACGCGCCGGGCGCTTGGTCCCGCGCTGATGATCGTCGCGACGGCGTTTCTGGCCTATACGTTCCTTGGACCCTATATGCCGGATATCATCGCGCATAAGGGTAACTCACTGTCCGAGGTCGCCAACCACCAGTGGATCACCACCGAAGGTGTGTTCGGCATCGCGTTGGGCGTTTCGACCAGTTTCGTCTTCCTCTTCGTGCTGTTCGGCGCATTGCTGGATAAGGCAGGGGCCGGGAATTATTTCATTCAGGTTGCTTTCTCGTTGATGGGGCATATGCGCGGCGGCCCGGCCAAGGCGGCTGTGGTCAGCTCGGCCATGACCGGCCTGATTTCAGGCTCGTCCATCGCAAACGTGGTGACGACCGGCACGTTTACCATTCCGCTGATGAAGAAGGTCGGCTTCAGTTCCGAAAAGGCCGGTGCCGTCGAGGTGGCATCATCCGTCAACGGTCAGATCATGCCGCCGGTGATGGGCGCTGCCGCCTTCCTGATGGTCGAATATGTGGGCATTCCCTATTTCGACGTGGTGAAACATGCGTTCCTGCCAGCGACGATTTCCTATATCGCGCTTGTCTATATCGTCCATCTTGAGGCGATGAAGGCTAATCTGCAAGGTCTGCCGAGTGCATATGAACCTAAGCCGTGGATGGTGCGCATCATTGGTATCGCTTTCGCGATAATGATGATTTGCATTCTGGCTTTCGGTATCTATGGGATCACGAACCTTGTGCGTGGGCTTGCTGGGGACTGGAGCCCTTACATCCTCTTCGGTCTGCTAATGATAGCGTATCTTGGCCTTTTGGAAATCGCATCTAGAGAGAAGCCGCTCAAACTTGACGACCCGAATTCTGAAGTTCTGGCCCTGCCGCTGCCCGGACCGACTGTTCGATCAGGTCTTCACTTCGTTCTTCCGATTGTTGTGCTGGTCTGGGCGTTGATGGTCGACCGGCTATCGCCGGGTCTGTCTGCCTTCTGGGCTACGGCCTTCATGATCTTCATTGTGTTGACCCAGCGTCCTCTGATGGCAATCATGCGTCGTATCAACGGAACTGCTGAATCTGTACATAGTATTCCCGCCAACTTACGTCAGGGTGTGAATGATCTTGTCGACGGCATGATTGCGGGCGCTCGCAATATGATCGGGATCGGTATCGCCACGGCCACGGCGGGCATCATCGTCGGTGTGGTCAGCCAGACCGGGGTTGGTTCAGCACTTGCCGATGTGGTCGAGGCGCTATCGGGCGGTAACCTGCTGGCGATCCTGTTCCTGACGGCGGTTCTGTCGCTGATCCTCGGGATGGGGCTGCCGACGACGGCGAACTATATCGTGGTGTCGGCGCTTCTGGCCCCGGTGATCGTGACACTTGGCCAGCAGAACGGGCTGATCGTCCCGCTGATCGCCGTCCATCTGTTCGTGTTCTATTTCGGGATCATGGCGGATGTGACGCCTCCGGTCGGGCTTGCGTCCTTCGCGGCGGCGGCGGTGTCCGGCGGGGACCCGATCAAGACCGGCGTCGTGGCGTTCTTCTACAGCCTGCGGACGGCGGCGCTTCCCTTCCTGTTCATCTTCAACACCGATCTGCTGCTGATCGATGTCGGCTGGGTGCACGGGATCTTCGTCTTCCTGACGGCGACTCTGGCGATGCTGCTTTTCGCGGCGGCAACGCAGGGATGGTTCCTGACGCGGAACAATATCCTTGAATCGGTCGCGCTGTTGCTGATCGCCTTCACCATCTTCCGGCCCGGCTTCTGGATGGATATGGTGGCTCCGCCCTGGGACGATCTGCCACCCGCGCAGCTTGAGCAGTCACTGGAAGACGCGCAGGTCGGCCAGCCCTTCCGGTTGATGGTTTCTGGTCTGGATGCGGTCGGAGAGCCGGTCGAATTCCGGGTCGAAATGCCGGTTCCGGAAGGTGAGACCGGCGCAGACCGGCTGGCCGCTCTGGGGATCGAGACGATCGAGGATGGCGACCGGGTGATCATCGACAATGTCGCCTTCGACAGCCCTGCGGCAGAGGCCGGGCTGGATTGGGATCAGGAAATCATGATGGTGCGGGCTCCTGCCGCGGCTCCGTCGAAATACCTGATGTATATTCCGGCCTTCGCGCTGCTTGCTCTGGTAATCTGGTGGCAGCGCCGGCGTGGCGGTGCGGGCGGCGGAACGGCCGTTCTGGCCTCGGCATAG
- a CDS encoding universal stress protein, producing the protein MFDTILLPIDLQHRSSWKQALPVARGLLNEGGTLHVLGIVHDVGNAWVASYLPKGYEKRALDEMKKQLGGFVSREAADLPNVTTHVGHGHIAETIIGMAENVSADLIVMSSRSPDEMRTFRIASQGDRVVRHSPISVLIVR; encoded by the coding sequence ATGTTTGATACGATCTTGCTGCCCATCGACCTTCAGCATCGGTCAAGCTGGAAACAGGCTTTGCCGGTCGCGCGAGGGCTGCTGAACGAAGGCGGTACGCTGCATGTTCTGGGCATCGTGCATGATGTCGGGAATGCCTGGGTCGCCAGCTATCTTCCGAAGGGCTACGAAAAACGCGCTTTGGATGAGATGAAAAAGCAGCTTGGCGGTTTCGTCAGCCGCGAGGCCGCCGATCTGCCCAATGTCACGACGCATGTCGGACACGGCCATATTGCCGAGACGATTATCGGGATGGCCGAGAATGTCAGCGCCGATCTGATTGTGATGTCGTCGCGCTCGCCGGATGAGATGCGGACCTTCCGCATCGCCAGCCAGGGCGACCGTGTTGTCAGGCATTCGCCGATCAGCGTCCTGATCGTGCGCTGA
- a CDS encoding molecular chaperone DjiA has translation MAAAPAPAPELPRPRSFWQRIADRMAAFLGAKRPATPPEKSVAFTIAVIALGAKLAKADGRVDRSEVAAFRRVFTIPRAEEKNAARVFDLARQNTAGYDAWAHRIARMFAPGDPVLEDVVEGLVIMATADGSLHQSEKDMLDDIARIFGITAARLNAIIIRHDPESGCPPCEVLGVPPDASLEEGRKRWRMLIRENHPDRAIAAGLPKEAIRLAEARTRAINDAWHSFRLSHAPRGS, from the coding sequence ATGGCCGCCGCACCTGCTCCAGCACCTGAACTTCCCCGCCCGCGCAGTTTCTGGCAGCGGATTGCCGACCGTATGGCGGCGTTTCTGGGCGCGAAACGCCCCGCCACGCCTCCGGAAAAATCGGTTGCCTTCACCATCGCGGTGATCGCGCTTGGTGCAAAGCTGGCCAAGGCAGATGGGCGGGTCGATCGCTCGGAGGTCGCGGCCTTCCGGCGGGTTTTCACCATCCCCCGCGCCGAAGAGAAAAACGCGGCGCGGGTTTTCGATCTCGCGCGCCAGAACACTGCCGGATATGACGCATGGGCGCATCGCATCGCCCGCATGTTCGCGCCGGGCGATCCCGTGCTGGAAGATGTTGTCGAAGGTCTGGTGATCATGGCCACAGCCGACGGTTCTCTGCATCAGTCGGAAAAGGATATGCTCGACGATATCGCCAGGATTTTCGGGATCACTGCCGCGCGGCTGAATGCGATCATCATTCGCCACGACCCGGAATCCGGCTGCCCTCCCTGCGAGGTTCTGGGCGTTCCCCCCGATGCCAGCCTTGAGGAAGGGCGCAAACGCTGGCGGATGCTGATCCGTGAGAACCATCCCGACCGGGCGATTGCCGCAGGTCTGCCGAAAGAGGCGATCCGGCTGGCAGAGGCCCGCACCCGCGCCATCAACGATGCCTGGCACAGTTTCCGGCTGAGCCATGCGCCGCGCGGTTCGTGA
- a CDS encoding SixA phosphatase family protein, producing MTPTGYRRLILTRHAKSAWDDPQLEDFDRPLNARGRRSAILLGDFMASRGYEPEEVLCSPSARTRETWDRIASAPLEVRPVLRFEEKLFHARPAEMLNVLKTATHQTVMMIGHNPGIAEFAASLPARPPVDPDFRRFPTAATLVVDFQIEDWAEIKPGDGSVMDFVRIDGR from the coding sequence ATGACCCCAACCGGATACCGACGCCTGATCCTGACCCGTCACGCCAAATCCGCCTGGGACGATCCGCAGCTTGAGGATTTTGATCGGCCGCTGAATGCGCGTGGGCGGCGTTCGGCCATTCTGCTTGGTGATTTCATGGCCTCACGCGGCTATGAGCCCGAGGAAGTGCTGTGTTCTCCCTCAGCCCGGACGCGCGAGACATGGGACCGGATTGCAAGTGCTCCGCTTGAGGTGCGTCCGGTGCTGCGGTTCGAGGAGAAGCTGTTTCATGCCCGACCTGCCGAGATGCTGAATGTGCTGAAAACCGCGACGCATCAGACCGTGATGATGATCGGCCATAATCCCGGCATTGCCGAGTTTGCGGCAAGCCTGCCCGCCCGCCCTCCGGTCGATCCGGATTTCCGGCGTTTTCCGACGGCGGCGACTCTGGTTGTCGATTTTCAGATCGAGGACTGGGCCGAGATCAAACCCGGTGACGGCAGCGTCATGGATTTCGTCCGGATCGACGGGCGTTGA